AGGGATGCTTTTGTATGGAGATAGCAACAATGGGAAATCAGCTATTTTAAAACGTTTTTACAGAAAATTTGCAAAAGATGAGTATATAGATGAAGATGGAGATTTAATTCACTTGATGCCTCTTGTATATGTCATAGCTGAAGCCTCTTCTGATGAGTCAATAATGTTTACTGAAATCTTATCAAGTATGAATGTTCCAGTGAATCATAAAGAGAAAGTCTCAAAGAAAAAGGAAGAGGCAGTTTTTTATTTAAATTTGATGAAAACAAAATTGATAATAATAGATGAGATTCAAAATGTACTACATGGTCCACATAATAAAATGGCTCAACTTATTACCTCCCTTAAAACATTAAATAATAAAACAGGAATACCTATAATCCTTGCAGGTACTCAAGATGCTATGTCTGCCATATCAATTGATAATCAAACAAAATCAAGATTTAAACCTTATGAATTACCACTATGGAATAATGATGAAAACTTCTTAAGGTTTATTGCTACTATGGAAGCTATGTTACCATTAAAAAAAGCATCAAATATATTTAAAAATTATGAATTACTAAGTTATCTTCATGGACTATCAAAAGGATGTATTGGAGAAGCAATAGATATTTTAAAAGATGCTTCAATTTATGCTATTAGAACAAAAAGTGAAAGAATTACAAAAAAAGAGATAAAGGAGTCGTTATGATCTCAAAAAAGAACTAAACTATCCATTTCAAATACATTTACACCCTTTAGAAGATGAACTTTTAAGCTCATGGCTAACAAGAATGGCTCATGCCCATTATATGTATCCTACAACCTTTTTAAATTTGCATATTAAAAATACAAGAAAAAATTCATATACTCGTAAAGACTTAGATTTTTATGACAATCAAGAGTTTTTTGATTTGTTAGCTATGAAGAGTATTTTGACAAAAGAAGAGCTACATAAGATATCTTTACGAAGTCAAGAAGGCTATCTTTTTATAAATCAAAGTTTATATCCTCCACAGCAAATAAGAAGACTAATAGATAAAAGAACACACTTTGGCTTGATGTACTGCCCTAAATGTTTAGAAACCGATGAAATACCTTATTGGAGAAAGAAGTGGAGATACTTTTTTTATACAGCTTGTCCTAAACATAAGATTTTTTTAACTGATAGATGTTGGCATTGTTATAAACCAATAAAACTTTTAAAGACGGAATTAACGGATAAGATAAAATACTGTAGCAATTGTGGTGCAGATTTAGGTTTGACTGATACACATCAAGATAATATCCCCGATGATTATGGCTTAGAAGCTATAAGATGGTTTGAAGAGGGTTTAGAAAGAGGATATTTTGAGATAAATGGACAAAAAGTTTGGTCTGTAATGTTTTTTCATATCTTTTGTAGATTATATTATCTGTTAGATAGAAAACAAGATTTAGTTTTAAAAAACTTTTCAAAACTAGACGAATATAAATTAATATGCAAAAAATTAGAGGTTTATAATTCAAAAAAAGCAAGTGCTATTTATAAAACTTTTTATGTAAATAGTATGATTTATCATCTATTCAAAAACTTTCCTTTTAACTTTTTAGATTTTATTCAATCTAATCATTTAACATATAAAGAGTTCACTCATGGACTTAAATATATACCTTATTGGTATGAACGAATGTTAAAAGAACTTATTCCTAAAGAAAATAAAAGTGGAAGAATAATTAGTGAAAGTGAAGTAATTGGTGCGATAAATTATTTAGAAAGACAAGATAAAATTGTAAATCAGAAAAATGTAGCCGAAATTGTAGGTTGCCATTTTACAATTCATAAGGGATTTGTAAAAATTTATAAAAATTCACAAAGTAAAATTTGTTTTACGTTTTCTCCATCTTGAAACTTCATAACCTATAGGAAGGGGTTTAAACTTAGGATTTAGAGAAGACTTTTTTTGTCTTTGAAATCTTCTTAATTCATCAAAGTTAATACTCCCTAAAACATAAAAGTCACTAATTCCCCCTTTTACACGAATTAAATCTCTTTTATAGGATTCCTTAAAAGGAACTCTTATTCTACTGTCACCATATGTTCTATTGTTTATTTGTATAACAAATGAATGTAAATCATATGCAGTAGATTCTATTAGGGAATTAAATGTTTCAATATCTGAATTCCATTCTAAAATAAATAAACCATCAATTTTACCTTGAAAAAAAGATCTATTTAGAATATTTGTAAGATCACTGCATATCAATAATCCAAAATAAAATTCACCATGTTTATAAATTGGAAGGTTTGTATTGGAAATTGGTGGTTCATATAGTTTTTTACTTTGTGTAGTTAAGTATTTTTTTTCAGCTAATGCTGGTTTTAACTTTGATTGTAAATAAATTAAATTAGTTTTATATCCTGGCCAATCAGTAACTAGGGATAGTAAACTATCATTCTTCAAACCTTTTATTTTAGGTTCTGAATAATATTCTAAGCCACATATTAATGAAATTCCATGTTGGGCAAGCTTATATGCTATACTGAAGGCCCATCTTCTTGGTATACTACATTCAGGAAAAGTTATATAATTAATTTTGTTCTTTTCTTTTAGTATTTTATTAATTAATTGCGTTAGATTTGAGTATCTTTGAACAGACCTATCGGGGGTACCTTTTACAACAGCTTCCCATTGCTTATCCTCTGTTTTATAACTTGTTAAAGCAACAATAATTTGTTTATTTATAATTTTATTTGGAATATTAAGGAGTAATGTCTCATCCAAAGCTGAAAAGCCTATAATCTCATCACTTTTAACTCCTGCACCTCTTAATCCTAAGATAGCTCTTTTTAAGAGGCTTCTATTATGTAGTGTTTCTGGAATTATTAGTATAATTTCTTGTAGGGTTAGAGGTCTTGTGGGGAAGGTTAATGCTTTCCAATGAGGTATTTTTAAATTTGCAGCCTCTCTAAAGTACCTTATAGAAGCGAGTTTAAGTATTTTTTGAATAGATCTTCTTTTTGGTATATCTTTATCCTTCGCATCTTCAGTTTGAGAGTAATACCAATATTCTTTATATGGACGTTTCCCTAAATCTTTAATTAATAAGGTATTACTTAGTTTTTTTATAGAGTCTCTTCTAGAAGGAAGATTTTTATCTTGAGTAATATTTTGTAGCTTGCGTATAATTCTCCCAAGTTTCGTCCATTCCTCAAAGCCTTTAACTGTTGAAGAAACAAAAGCAGTTTCTATAAGGACTTTAACCATATATTGTTTATAGCTATTAAATTTAATTTGTATATCTGTTTTATCATCTGTAGTTTCTTCAAGGAGTTGAAAGGTAAAGATTAAATTATCGATAAACTCTGAAGCTTCTTTTAAATCATTACAAGCAATCATAATAGAGAATATTCTATTGTAATATCCTGTATAATCAAAAATACCTGAAGGTGCTAAGAGATATCTATTTATTAGAGTATAAAATTTTACTCTCAAATCTTTCCAATTACTTGATTTTAAGTCTTTTGCATAAGATTCAATATCTTTTAATAATAGTGAAAAGCCTAGCCTTTTTATAGAAACTACATCTGTTTTTCTAAGTGCATCTGCTTCAAGGCTAGCATCTGCTGTACTAAGTAATGCTCTTGCTGCCATTTCAGAAGTTGAATCAGGTAGATTAGCTAATAAGCGATATTCACTAGATTGAAGTTTAATTTGCTTATTAATATTATTGATTAAATCAAGACCATGTTCACTAGATAAATAGAATATTTTTTGCTTATCACTACCAAAAATTAAGGTTGAATCTAAACTATACTGAAAGTTAATTGTTAAACTATCATTATTTTTTTGCAAACATGGTATATTGGTAGTTATCCAATTCATTAGATTTTCTGCATTTTGAATCTCTTGGGGAGAATTAATAACTAAAAAAATATCATCTACATATCTACCATAGTAGAGAGGGTTAATGTGTTCGTTAATTTGCTTATCAAATTCATATAATAAAATATTTGAGATTATTTTTGAAGCAGAAAGTCCTACGGGCAATGCACCCTCTGTTCGAGAATCGTAATCTGGAGTGTATTTATACCAAGTGTTCATGGCACTAATAATTTCTTCTGTCAATAATTTACTATTTGTATCTAAAGTTACCCCAATAATCTTTAGAAATGTTGGGGCTAAAATAAAATTTGGACTTACATTATGATAAAATCTTGATAAATCCATTGTAATTGCATGAATATTCAATCCCTTTTCTACAGATATTTTCATTGTATCGAGACCTTTTTCTCTCCACTTCTTGTATGCTGAAAAATATGGTTGAAATAATCCTAAGGTATCTGTGTTAATTTCGCCTATCTCATCAGTTTTTTCTTTATATCTTCTAAGTCTATTTCCATAGGTAAAGTTTTTATTAAGTTTTTCTTCAAATAGGTGACCTACTTTTAGAATCCAAAGGCTTGAAATAATATGAAAATTAACAGATGCATCAATGACTAATCTATATGTAGTTTCGAGTTTTTTTTTGTTATTTAAATCAAATTGTCTGGACCAGTTTTCAAAAGGATCAAGACCTACATAGTGGCTTTTTTCTTGCCAATTTGAAGTATTGATTGATTTAGGCATATAAAGGGAGTTTCCTAAGTATTCTTTATCTAAATGCCATAGTGTTTCTTTATCTTGTAATTTTTTTTGTAATTTTTTTAGGTTATTATCCAAATTTTCTTCATATTTGGCGAATGAAATGGAAGTTGGATGGTTACCATCATAAAAAGATTCAACTTTTGCTTTTTTGTAAGCTAAGTAGAGATCTGCTAATGTAATAAAATTATTAGAATATTTTTTCATTTCTTCGCACTTATATAGTTTTAGAGTTACTAATTGACTCTTTTGTAAATAGTGTAAGCATTTTATTACTTGGAATATCTGAAAGTGACACAAGTTTATTTATTAGAGTAACTGGAATAAAAGCTCTATTATACATATCACACCGAAGTTCACAAAGTATATTAATCATTGTTTTAAGATTTAAGAAATCTTCAACATTTGGGTTATTAATATATTTTATATAATCCATACATTTATTATTTTCACTAATGCAAGGAAGAGGAAAATCTACTACAAAGGATAAACTATTGTCAAGTTTATACATCATCTTTGTACCAAAATAAGTATTCTCACCAAAGACAGTTGACGTATCTCCTGTTATGTATTTTTTTATATATTTTAAGTTAGGTAAAACAAGAGTGTTATTTTTAATTTTATTTTCCATATTAGAAAGATGTTCAATAAACATACCACTCTTTTCTAATCCTACGATATTTACAAAACTTCTTTTACCTTTAATCGATGCTTTATATAAAGTTTGAATAAAAGGTCTTACTACATATTTATTAAAATCATCTAGCCTACTATATAAAGCTAAAGAACCATCTTTTATAAACATGCACTTTGCTAATTCTTGTGCTTTTTTATTTTCATGGGCTACCCTAAAAAAAGTTAAAATCAAACAGACTTCAAAAACACTCATTAAATAAGAAACTATACCTGTTGCACCATTAAAATCATCAACTAAATCATGTAAACTAAAAATATCTGTAAAATATATTATTTCTCCGCAATCACACTTAATAGTATCGTTAATACAATCATCATAGGTTGATTTTTTTTTAAAGGCTACTCTACTTTTACAATTATGGCAAGTTACACTAATTTCACCTTTACCTTTATTCTCATGACTAAGATATTCTTTAAAAGTAAGCCATTTAACAGTATTTAAAAGAGTACTTTTTGAATCTCTATCAGTTAATTTATTTTCAAGAAAAATTTTGAAAATAGTTTCTCTTATTGTATTAACAAAGGTTCCTGTTTTAAATTTTATTATTTTAACAGGAAGCACAAAATGATATTTATATAAATTTTTTAATTTTCCAATATCATCAGGATCAATAGTTTGTTGTTCATTTAAGGTTTTAAGTAATTTTCTATCAAAGTATAAAAAGCCTAAACTATAATATGCAAGTTGAGCAGAAGGATAGTTGTCTTTTATCGTAACTATTTGATAGCCTCCATCTACAACGAAGATTTGTTCTATGTCTGATTCCACTTTATCTTCTATAGTTGAAAAATCTGTACTAAATTCTTTAAGATCAAGATCTGATAAATGTTCAACATCAGGTATATAACAATTTTTTAAGTAGTCTTGAACCTTTTTATCATTAATAATATATTGATGATTAAATTTTGATGCTTTTTCCCCTGGTTGTCCCATGTTATACCTCAAATCTTTTGATTTGTACAGGGATAATAAAATTATTAGAATAAGTTTTTATTCTAGCATATCCTACATCACTATTTTTCATAATACTATCACTAAAATCACCAAAATCATAATATTTTTCTAAAGCTCTTAATTCATCCCTATTATTAAGATGAGAAATAAACCAATTTTGTGTATTTTTTAAGATACTTGAAGAAATTGAACTAACTTCTTGAGTAGAGTAACTAATACCAAGTTTTAGTTTTGCCCCCTCTTTGGCTAATCTATTGTAAATACTTTTTAAATCTTTATCATCTTTTGGAAAGATATTATGTGCCTCTTCAAAATACATCTGTATAAATTCAGGTTCTATATCCTCTGTAAATTTATTCATGGATTCATTAAAAATATGAGTACAAAGTCTTGTGATATAAGTCTTTTGAATTTGTTCACTAGCACTTGATAAATCCACTAGAACAATTTTTCCTTCTCTTAACAGTTTATCTATCTCAATTTTATAATCACTATCCCCATTAGTTGAGTGCAATTTAGAATATTCTAATAAAATTTTATAACCGCCACCTCTATTGGCGAGGAGCATATTATATAAAGCTTCATAATCTCTATCCCAAACATCTAAACTTGTACTTTTTGATTTTACAGTTTGCATTAATTCATAATTAGTTTCAAACCATTTATCTGCATCTTTAATAGAAATTCCATCATTACTAATAGAGGCTCCATCTATACCTTTAAAATAAAGTTTGTAATTTTGATTAACTTTAAAGCCAGCTCTGTATAAAATACATTTGTATAGAGCAATTTTTCTAAGCCTATTACTTTTATAAAAAGATTTTTCTTTTTCATTTTTTTCAATATCATCTTCATCATAAGTATCAAATAATTTAACATTTTTAAAAGCACTTACATATTGTTTATCTTGAAACATCAATTGTTCACATAAAAAATCAAAGGTAAATTCTAACATAGAGTTATTGTAAAAATTATACTGCAAAGCTCTAACATCTGCATATTTATCAACTTTTTTAGGAGATACAGAATACCTGATAACTGTTCCATTTGTACTAAATTTATCATAAATAGAACCAACATCTTGTTTATTAGGAAAAGTATATTCACCGTTTATGTCAAAGACAATTTGCCCTATAGCTTTTTTAAAGTTTTCACTTTCAGTTGTTAGTTGCTTTGTTTTATTGTGCTCGATAAATTTTTTATTTAAATCAACTATAGCACTCATTACTATTTTAATAGTATTTGATTTACCAGTTCTTGTCATACCAAAGAATGCTGTTCTTCTTGCAACGATATCATTTG
This region of Arcobacter sp. F2176 genomic DNA includes:
- a CDS encoding TniB family NTP-binding protein, whose amino-acid sequence is MNENLSPQLKKYLDLSDEERIFFIQKDKWIDYPDANKILAKIEDIYNAPKSIRSRGMLLYGDSNNGKSAILKRFYRKFAKDEYIDEDGDLIHLMPLVYVIAEASSDESIMFTEILSSMNVPVNHKEKVSKKKEEAVFYLNLMKTKLIIIDEIQNVLHGPHNKMAQLITSLKTLNNKTGIPIILAGTQDAMSAISIDNQTKSRFKPYELPLWNNDENFLRFIATMEAMLPLKKASNIFKNYELLSYLHGLSKGCIGEAIDILKDASIYAIRTKSERITKKEIKESL
- a CDS encoding RNA-directed DNA polymerase, whose product is MKKYSNNFITLADLYLAYKKAKVESFYDGNHPTSISFAKYEENLDNNLKKLQKKLQDKETLWHLDKEYLGNSLYMPKSINTSNWQEKSHYVGLDPFENWSRQFDLNNKKKLETTYRLVIDASVNFHIISSLWILKVGHLFEEKLNKNFTYGNRLRRYKEKTDEIGEINTDTLGLFQPYFSAYKKWREKGLDTMKISVEKGLNIHAITMDLSRFYHNVSPNFILAPTFLKIIGVTLDTNSKLLTEEIISAMNTWYKYTPDYDSRTEGALPVGLSASKIISNILLYEFDKQINEHINPLYYGRYVDDIFLVINSPQEIQNAENLMNWITTNIPCLQKNNDSLTINFQYSLDSTLIFGSDKQKIFYLSSEHGLDLINNINKQIKLQSSEYRLLANLPDSTSEMAARALLSTADASLEADALRKTDVVSIKRLGFSLLLKDIESYAKDLKSSNWKDLRVKFYTLINRYLLAPSGIFDYTGYYNRIFSIMIACNDLKEASEFIDNLIFTFQLLEETTDDKTDIQIKFNSYKQYMVKVLIETAFVSSTVKGFEEWTKLGRIIRKLQNITQDKNLPSRRDSIKKLSNTLLIKDLGKRPYKEYWYYSQTEDAKDKDIPKRRSIQKILKLASIRYFREAANLKIPHWKALTFPTRPLTLQEIILIIPETLHNRSLLKRAILGLRGAGVKSDEIIGFSALDETLLLNIPNKIINKQIIVALTSYKTEDKQWEAVVKGTPDRSVQRYSNLTQLINKILKEKNKINYITFPECSIPRRWAFSIAYKLAQHGISLICGLEYYSEPKIKGLKNDSLLSLVTDWPGYKTNLIYLQSKLKPALAEKKYLTTQSKKLYEPPISNTNLPIYKHGEFYFGLLICSDLTNILNRSFFQGKIDGLFILEWNSDIETFNSLIESTAYDLHSFVIQINNRTYGDSRIRVPFKESYKRDLIRVKGGISDFYVLGSINFDELRRFQRQKKSSLNPKFKPLPIGYEVSRWRKRKTNFTL
- a CDS encoding TniQ family protein; the protein is MHLHPLEDELLSSWLTRMAHAHYMYPTTFLNLHIKNTRKNSYTRKDLDFYDNQEFFDLLAMKSILTKEELHKISLRSQEGYLFINQSLYPPQQIRRLIDKRTHFGLMYCPKCLETDEIPYWRKKWRYFFYTACPKHKIFLTDRCWHCYKPIKLLKTELTDKIKYCSNCGADLGLTDTHQDNIPDDYGLEAIRWFEEGLERGYFEINGQKVWSVMFFHIFCRLYYLLDRKQDLVLKNFSKLDEYKLICKKLEVYNSKKASAIYKTFYVNSMIYHLFKNFPFNFLDFIQSNHLTYKEFTHGLKYIPYWYERMLKELIPKENKSGRIISESEVIGAINYLERQDKIVNQKNVAEIVGCHFTIHKGFVKIYKNSQSKICFTFSPS
- a CDS encoding ATP-binding protein, whose amino-acid sequence is MEFLDNLTSKNSQSEIAGGFFESIEYNDEKFVGFTYEVDYNNAKILTNDKWKLNVKGLPHGTFLIAIYNNELSKYSKEGILLRVVDIAKIPQSSMIIEAMIDTYMEQPEARKNLSPDVYTKNYYQFSGLNCRILGTFFFEEKELKFGTDLENFLGAHKYKVFKPSNEQLAKIVNSKNEKDTDEINLEVKIGDLRYSSSKSYTLLNQGDYSVPVVIKPNDIVARRTAFFGMTRTGKSNTIKIVMSAIVDLNKKFIEHNKTKQLTTESENFKKAIGQIVFDINGEYTFPNKQDVGSIYDKFSTNGTVIRYSVSPKKVDKYADVRALQYNFYNNSMLEFTFDFLCEQLMFQDKQYVSAFKNVKLFDTYDEDDIEKNEKEKSFYKSNRLRKIALYKCILYRAGFKVNQNYKLYFKGIDGASISNDGISIKDADKWFETNYELMQTVKSKSTSLDVWDRDYEALYNMLLANRGGGYKILLEYSKLHSTNGDSDYKIEIDKLLREGKIVLVDLSSASEQIQKTYITRLCTHIFNESMNKFTEDIEPEFIQMYFEEAHNIFPKDDKDLKSIYNRLAKEGAKLKLGISYSTQEVSSISSSILKNTQNWFISHLNNRDELRALEKYYDFGDFSDSIMKNSDVGYARIKTYSNNFIIPVQIKRFEV
- a CDS encoding DNA double-strand break repair nuclease NurA yields the protein MGQPGEKASKFNHQYIINDKKVQDYLKNCYIPDVEHLSDLDLKEFSTDFSTIEDKVESDIEQIFVVDGGYQIVTIKDNYPSAQLAYYSLGFLYFDRKLLKTLNEQQTIDPDDIGKLKNLYKYHFVLPVKIIKFKTGTFVNTIRETIFKIFLENKLTDRDSKSTLLNTVKWLTFKEYLSHENKGKGEISVTCHNCKSRVAFKKKSTYDDCINDTIKCDCGEIIYFTDIFSLHDLVDDFNGATGIVSYLMSVFEVCLILTFFRVAHENKKAQELAKCMFIKDGSLALYSRLDDFNKYVVRPFIQTLYKASIKGKRSFVNIVGLEKSGMFIEHLSNMENKIKNNTLVLPNLKYIKKYITGDTSTVFGENTYFGTKMMYKLDNSLSFVVDFPLPCISENNKCMDYIKYINNPNVEDFLNLKTMINILCELRCDMYNRAFIPVTLINKLVSLSDIPSNKMLTLFTKESISNSKTI